TTCCAGAATCATAGTGTTTAAAAACTCACGAAATATATTGTCTTTATCATTAGTTTATTGAAGTTATAGCATGTAATTTTTTTAGTTTTCAATCATTTAACAATGTATATCTACCGTATATCTTTTTTTAATACGCCGATAAATCGGCAACTACATGTTTTGTTATACCCTACTTAAATTCCTAATTACCAATTTCTAATTCCTAATGAAATGCCCAATGTCGAATTCCTAAATTAGATATTCACCCTATTAGAAATTGAGTATTGCTTGCCTGCCAAATTCTCGTCTGCTACGGGGCAGGGCTTGCTTCGCTTTTTTTATTTGCAGAGTAAACTCTGCCACTACAAACAACAATAAACAACGCCGATAAATCGGCAACTGCAGTATTTTTAAGAAATACCTTGGAATATATTGCCTTGTTACAATGTGTTTCTATTATATTTCCACGTATTTCCATTTATATCTACTGCATATCTATGTATATCCACATTTATTTCATCAGTTCTTCTCTGTTATCCAACAAAACTGTTATGGGACCTACTGCAGTGTTGGCTTTCATCAAAATGGGCAGTTTTCTCTCATCGTCGGTCAACCATATTTTTATGTCACTTATTTTGGTAGAGGAAATGCCCAATGTAACATCTTGTGTCGCAACATCAATCACAATAGTATCGAAAGTTTTGCCGTAAATTTTCAAAGGTTCTTTTGAAACTGCTTGCACTTTTATGGGATGAATTTTCTTTTGAACTAACACAGGCACAATAACGCTCTCACCTACTTCCCACTTTTTCAAACGGATTAGAAATAAAGATGATAAAGGATTTTGTAAACCGGGTTCTTTTGCTAAAAGTTCCACAAAATCCGTTTTCTCTTCGTATTTATAATTTATCTCCTCCTGTTTTACTTCCCACCATATCGGCAAGATTTCTTTTGAGTCGAGAATTACAAGCGTAGAATATTCATTCCTAATTCTAAAAAATATATCCGCTAAGCCCACAGTTTTTAATTGGGACTTGAAAAAATAAGATTTTTGTTCCAAATCGGGTAAAGGAATTTTTTTGAAATCTATTGTTGATTTGCCGCCTATTATGCCATTCCATCTAAGGGAAAATTCCAATTTTTCAGTGTCTTTTGAAAAAATTTCTTCCTCGCCTGATGCGAAGCTGGCAGGGGATTTTAGTTCAAAGTTCCCATAAAGAAAAAAGAGCATGCAGACAATAAGGGCAAAAAATATTTTCTTTTTTTTCATATGTTTATATCTCCTTTCTTGTTGTAGTTTTCCCGTCTGTCGC
Above is a window of bacterium DNA encoding:
- a CDS encoding DUF3108 domain-containing protein; this encodes MKKKKIFFALIVCMLFFLYGNFELKSPASFASGEEEIFSKDTEKLEFSLRWNGIIGGKSTIDFKKIPLPDLEQKSYFFKSQLKTVGLADIFFRIRNEYSTLVILDSKEILPIWWEVKQEEINYKYEEKTDFVELLAKEPGLQNPLSSLFLIRLKKWEVGESVIVPVLVQKKIHPIKVQAVSKEPLKIYGKTFDTIVIDVATQDVTLGISSTKISDIKIWLTDDERKLPILMKANTAVGPITVLLDNREELMK